The following proteins come from a genomic window of Nicotiana tomentosiformis chromosome 12, ASM39032v3, whole genome shotgun sequence:
- the LOC138902904 gene encoding uncharacterized mitochondrial protein AtMg00860-like — MVLAQKEIDFLGMHFVQGANSAGPHICQELLKFPYTSLTTKQIQQFLGVVNYVRDFIPNISTYISPLTEMLKKNAPSRGKKQDEAVREIKEISKNVKPIYIPSEEENMRICQRKVQRCRATLSLHLKGNSCSKKWNQEI; from the exons ATGGTTCTTGCCCAAAAAGAGATTGATTTTCTTGGAATGCATTTTGTCCAAGGTGCAAACAGTGCAGGACCACATATATGTCAAGAACTACTCAAATTTCCATATACCAGCCTCACAACAAAGCAAATCCAACAATTCTTGGGTGTAGTAAATTATGTAAGAGATTTCATCCCAAATATCTCTACATACATTTCTCCGCTCACAGAGATGCTCAAGAAAAATGCTCCATCACGGGGAAAGAAACAAGATGAAGCAGTCAGGGAAATAAAAGAGATATCTAAAAATGTCAAGCCCATCTACATCCCTTCAGAAG AGGAGAATATGCGGATATGCCAGCGGAAAGTTCAAAGATGCCGAGCAACATTATCACTCCACCTTAAAGGAAATTCTTGCAGTAAAAAATGGAATCaagaaatttaa